The proteins below come from a single Geobacillus thermoleovorans genomic window:
- a CDS encoding Uma2 family endonuclease, translating into MFEDEQKGTKNVTVLPDLSIIGDRTKLRQGRCYGAPDLVVEVLSPSTARNDRLLKRHYYEKAGVREYWIVDYQHQVMEKYVWQSGAFQLEDVYDAANGAAASTTFPEVRFSVKEIFTFLTS; encoded by the coding sequence TTGTTTGAAGATGAACAAAAAGGAACGAAAAATGTAACGGTGCTGCCCGACCTATCTATTATTGGTGATCGAACGAAACTGCGCCAAGGTCGGTGTTACGGCGCCCCCGACCTAGTGGTGGAAGTGTTGTCGCCAAGCACCGCCCGCAACGACCGGCTGCTTAAGCGTCATTATTATGAGAAAGCAGGAGTCCGCGAGTATTGGATTGTCGATTATCAGCACCAGGTGATGGAAAAATACGTTTGGCAATCGGGAGCGTTTCAGCTAGAAGACGTGTACGATGCAGCCAACGGGGCGGCTGCATCGACCACGTTTCCCGAGGTGCGCTTTTCCGTGAAGGAGATTTTTACGTTTTTGACGTCGTGA
- the cysI gene encoding assimilatory sulfite reductase (NADPH) hemoprotein subunit, which yields MAKVVLKAPDGPPSDVERIKQESRYLRGTLAETMEDPLSAGIPDDDNRLMKFHGSYLQDDRDVRTERQKQKLEPAYQFMIRVRTPGGVATPEQWLVMDELARKYANGTLKLTTRQAFQLHGVLKWNVKKTMQAINGALMTTLAACGDVNRNVMCNPNPYQSEVHAEVYEWAKLISDHLLPRTRAYYEIWLDDEKVAGTPPVDGEEEPIYGPTYLPRKFKIGIAVPPSNDVDVFSQDIGFIAIVEDGKLAGFNVAIGGGMGMTHGDKTTYPQLAKVIGFCKPDQVVEVAEKIMTVQRDYGNRSSRKHARFKYTIDRLGLEAVKEEIERRLGWRLGEARPYHFEHSGDRYGWVEGVNGTWHFTLFVEGGRVKDYDDYKLMTGLREIAKVHTGDFRLTPNQNLIIANVTSEKKPEIEALIAKYGLTDGRRYTALRRNALACVALPTCGLAMAEAERYLPKLLDKIEEIIDENGLRDEEITIRMTGCPNGCARHVLAEIAFVGKAVGKYNMYLGAAFNGTRLGKLYRENIGEEEILRELRMLLSRYAKERLDGEHFGDFVIRAGIVKEVTDGTNFHD from the coding sequence ATGGCGAAAGTCGTGTTAAAAGCGCCGGACGGACCGCCAAGCGATGTCGAGCGCATTAAACAGGAAAGCCGTTACTTGCGCGGCACGCTTGCCGAAACGATGGAAGACCCGCTCAGCGCGGGCATCCCAGATGATGACAACCGGCTGATGAAGTTTCACGGCAGCTACTTGCAAGACGACCGCGACGTGCGCACCGAACGGCAAAAACAAAAGCTTGAACCGGCCTATCAATTTATGATCCGCGTGCGCACGCCGGGCGGGGTGGCGACGCCCGAACAGTGGCTTGTCATGGATGAACTTGCCCGCAAATACGCGAACGGCACGTTAAAATTAACGACGCGCCAGGCGTTCCAACTGCACGGCGTCTTGAAATGGAACGTGAAAAAAACGATGCAAGCCATCAATGGCGCCTTGATGACGACACTCGCCGCCTGTGGCGACGTCAACCGAAACGTCATGTGCAACCCGAACCCGTACCAGTCGGAAGTGCATGCGGAAGTGTATGAATGGGCGAAGCTGATCAGCGACCATTTGCTGCCGCGGACGAGGGCGTATTACGAAATTTGGCTTGATGATGAAAAAGTCGCCGGCACGCCGCCGGTCGACGGTGAAGAAGAACCGATTTACGGTCCGACGTATTTGCCGCGGAAGTTTAAAATCGGCATCGCCGTTCCGCCGTCCAACGACGTGGATGTGTTCTCGCAAGACATTGGGTTCATCGCCATTGTCGAGGACGGCAAGCTCGCCGGGTTTAATGTCGCCATCGGCGGCGGCATGGGGATGACCCATGGGGACAAAACGACGTATCCGCAACTGGCGAAAGTGATCGGCTTCTGCAAGCCGGATCAAGTCGTGGAAGTGGCGGAGAAAATTATGACCGTTCAGCGCGACTACGGCAACCGCTCATCGCGCAAACACGCCCGCTTCAAATACACGATCGATCGGCTTGGGCTGGAAGCGGTGAAAGAAGAAATTGAGCGCCGCCTCGGCTGGAGGCTCGGCGAAGCGCGCCCGTACCATTTCGAGCATAGCGGCGACCGCTACGGCTGGGTCGAAGGCGTCAATGGGACATGGCATTTCACGCTCTTTGTCGAAGGCGGCCGCGTCAAAGACTACGACGATTACAAGCTGATGACCGGCCTGCGCGAAATCGCGAAAGTCCATACCGGCGATTTCCGGTTGACGCCAAACCAAAACTTGATCATCGCCAATGTCACGAGCGAGAAAAAGCCGGAAATCGAGGCGCTCATCGCCAAATACGGCTTGACCGACGGCCGCCGGTACACCGCCTTGCGCCGCAACGCGCTCGCCTGTGTCGCCTTGCCGACGTGCGGTTTGGCGATGGCGGAAGCGGAGCGGTACTTGCCGAAACTGCTCGATAAAATCGAGGAAATTATCGATGAAAACGGTTTGCGCGACGAAGAAATCACGATCCGCATGACGGGCTGTCCGAACGGCTGCGCCCGCCACGTGCTCGCGGAAATCGCCTTCGTCGGCAAAGCGGTCGGCAAATACAACATGTACCTTGGAGCCGCGTTCAATGGCACGCGCTTAGGCAAACTGTACCGCGAAAACATCGGCGAGGAGGAAATTTTGCGCGAACTGCGCATGCTCCTATCCCGCTATGCGAAAGAGCGGCTTGACGGTGAACACTTCGGCGACTTCGTCATCCGCGCCGGCATCGTCAAAGAAGTGACGGATGGGACGAATTTCCATGATTAA
- the gucD gene encoding alpha-ketoglutaric semialdehyde dehydrogenase GucD, whose product MKMRTEKQTYLNYINGEWIHSSTGKIEASLNPANIDDIVGYVQESGVEDVNVAVEAARRAQAAWRKLSGPKRGEYLFRAADVLEKRLDEIAETMTREMGKTLPEAKGEVQRGVNILRYYAGEGMRSIGEVIPSMDSEALMFTTRVPLGVVGVITPWNFPVAIPIWKIAPAIVYGNTVVFKPAQETAVTAAKIVECFDQAGLPAGVVNLVTGKGSVIGNAIAEHPHIHGITFTGSNEVGKTIAQKAVARGAKYQLEMGGKNPVIVLEDADLDRAVEATISGGLRSTGQKCTATSRVFVQSSIYESFKEQLLAKIKQLKIGDGLKEGVWMGPCASRKQLETILSYIEKGIEEGATLLCGGRRLVDGELGNGFYIEPTVFENVSPNMTIAREEIFGPVLSLIKVDTFEEALALANDTPFGLSASIFTQNIGKMLAFIQDIEAGLVRINEESAGVELQAPFGGMKQSSSHSREQGRAAIEFFTAIKTVFVKG is encoded by the coding sequence ATGAAGATGAGAACAGAAAAACAAACATACTTGAATTACATCAATGGCGAATGGATTCATTCCTCCACTGGAAAAATCGAAGCCAGCCTTAACCCAGCCAACATCGATGATATCGTCGGCTACGTTCAAGAGTCCGGAGTCGAGGATGTGAACGTTGCGGTTGAGGCGGCGCGAAGGGCGCAGGCGGCATGGCGGAAGCTGTCCGGCCCGAAACGCGGAGAGTATTTGTTCCGCGCGGCTGACGTTCTTGAGAAACGGCTTGACGAGATCGCCGAAACGATGACAAGAGAAATGGGAAAAACGCTCCCGGAAGCAAAAGGGGAAGTGCAGCGGGGAGTCAATATTTTGCGCTACTATGCTGGGGAGGGGATGCGGTCCATCGGCGAGGTCATTCCATCCATGGACAGCGAAGCGTTGATGTTTACCACGCGCGTGCCTCTTGGCGTGGTTGGGGTCATCACGCCGTGGAACTTTCCAGTCGCGATTCCGATTTGGAAAATCGCACCCGCCATCGTCTATGGAAACACCGTTGTGTTTAAGCCGGCGCAAGAAACAGCTGTCACCGCCGCGAAAATCGTGGAGTGCTTTGATCAAGCGGGGCTGCCGGCCGGCGTTGTGAATTTGGTGACAGGCAAAGGATCGGTCATCGGCAATGCGATCGCCGAACACCCCCATATTCACGGCATCACCTTCACCGGCTCCAATGAAGTCGGCAAAACGATCGCCCAAAAAGCGGTAGCCCGAGGGGCGAAATACCAGCTGGAAATGGGCGGAAAGAATCCGGTGATCGTGCTCGAGGACGCTGACCTTGATCGCGCCGTCGAAGCGACGATTAGCGGAGGACTGCGTTCGACGGGGCAAAAATGTACGGCGACAAGCCGTGTCTTCGTTCAGAGTTCCATCTATGAATCGTTTAAAGAACAATTATTAGCGAAGATTAAACAGTTGAAAATTGGCGACGGACTGAAAGAAGGCGTCTGGATGGGCCCGTGCGCCAGCCGGAAGCAGTTGGAGACGATTCTTTCTTATATCGAAAAAGGGATCGAAGAAGGGGCGACATTGCTTTGCGGCGGCCGCCGCTTGGTCGATGGAGAGCTCGGAAACGGGTTTTATATAGAGCCGACGGTGTTTGAGAACGTATCCCCGAACATGACGATCGCTCGCGAGGAAATTTTCGGGCCGGTGCTCTCCTTAATTAAAGTGGACACGTTTGAAGAAGCGTTAGCCTTAGCCAATGACACACCGTTTGGCCTTAGCGCCTCGATTTTCACGCAAAATATCGGCAAGATGCTCGCGTTCATCCAAGACATCGAGGCCGGACTCGTCCGGATTAATGAAGAAAGCGCCGGCGTCGAACTGCAAGCGCCGTTTGGCGGGATGAAGCAGTCCAGCTCCCACTCGCGGGAACAAGGACGGGCGGCCATCGAGTTTTTCACGGCGATTAAAACGGTGTTTGTAAAAGGATAA
- a CDS encoding Uma2 family endonuclease, with amino-acid sequence MSQSGEQRRYTLGEFFSLAGDERMELYEGTIVLMSPAPYEHEGVVANLIAEFRMALKGSPCLVFGSNLQVFCLKMNKKERKM; translated from the coding sequence ATGAGCCAATCAGGCGAGCAACGCCGGTATACGCTCGGCGAGTTCTTTTCTTTAGCTGGAGACGAGCGAATGGAGCTGTACGAAGGAACGATTGTGTTGATGTCCCCAGCTCCTTATGAGCATGAAGGGGTGGTCGCCAATTTGATTGCCGAGTTTCGCATGGCGTTAAAAGGAAGTCCTTGTCTTGTGTTCGGCAGCAACCTCCAAGTCTTTTGTTTGAAGATGAACAAAAAGGAACGAAAAATGTAA
- a CDS encoding assimilatory sulfite reductase (NADPH) flavoprotein subunit, which translates to MQLQVTNSPFTQEQIELLNRLLPTLTPSQKLWLSGYLAAAEAAVAVLDAEAPALFAGSSKPVSKEVTVLYGSQTGNAQKLAEKAGKALKERGFEAKVLSMLDFKPNELKKVETLLIVVSTHGEGDPPDNAVSFYEFLHSKRAPKLNHLRFSVLALGDTSYEHFCQTGKDFDKRLEELGGTRFYPRVDCDVDYEEAAAKWLDGVLGELSKEANAHVGATPLLSAAATAPKMEPAVVYSRKNPFPAEVLENINLNGRGSNKETRHLELSLEGSGLKYEPGDALGIFPKNDPELVDLIIQEMKWNPEETVTIDKDGEVRSLREALTSHFEITVLTKALLQKLATLSKNSELQALVAPGNEAKLKEYAKGRDLLDALRDFGPWDATPQQLISILRKMPPRLYSIASSLAAYPDEVHLTIGAVRYESHGRLRKGVCSTFCAERVQIGDTLPVFVQPNPNFKLPKDPDTPIIMIGPGTGVAPFRAFMQEREAIGAKGKSWLFFGDQHFMTDFLYQTEWLAWLKSGVLTKMDVAFSRDTEKKVYVQHRMLERSKELFGWLEEGAVVYVCGDKQHMARDVHQTLIEIIEKEGGMSREQAEAYLTEMQKQKRYQRDVY; encoded by the coding sequence TTGCAGCTGCAAGTAACCAACAGTCCGTTTACCCAGGAGCAGATTGAGCTTTTGAATCGTTTGTTGCCGACGTTGACGCCGTCGCAAAAGCTTTGGCTGAGCGGGTATTTGGCTGCTGCCGAGGCGGCGGTCGCCGTTTTGGATGCCGAAGCGCCGGCGCTGTTTGCTGGAAGCAGCAAACCGGTTTCGAAAGAAGTGACGGTATTGTACGGCTCGCAAACCGGCAATGCGCAAAAGTTGGCTGAAAAAGCCGGCAAGGCGCTCAAAGAGCGTGGTTTTGAAGCGAAAGTGTTGTCCATGCTTGATTTTAAGCCGAACGAATTAAAGAAAGTGGAGACGCTGCTCATTGTCGTGAGCACGCATGGGGAAGGCGATCCGCCGGACAATGCGGTATCGTTTTACGAATTTCTCCACAGCAAACGGGCGCCAAAGCTCAACCATCTTCGTTTCTCTGTCTTGGCGCTCGGCGATACGTCGTATGAACATTTTTGCCAGACGGGGAAAGATTTCGACAAACGTCTTGAGGAGCTGGGCGGAACACGGTTTTATCCGCGCGTCGATTGCGATGTCGACTATGAAGAAGCGGCGGCGAAATGGCTTGATGGCGTGCTTGGCGAGTTAAGCAAAGAAGCGAATGCCCATGTTGGGGCCACGCCGCTTTTGTCCGCTGCGGCCACGGCACCAAAAATGGAACCAGCTGTCGTCTATTCGCGGAAAAACCCGTTCCCGGCCGAGGTGCTTGAAAACATCAACTTAAACGGCCGCGGATCGAACAAGGAAACGCGCCATTTGGAATTGTCGCTCGAGGGATCGGGGTTGAAGTACGAACCGGGCGATGCGCTTGGCATTTTCCCGAAAAATGATCCCGAGCTTGTCGACCTCATCATCCAAGAAATGAAATGGAACCCGGAAGAAACGGTGACGATCGACAAAGATGGGGAAGTGCGGTCGCTGCGTGAAGCGCTCACCTCACATTTTGAAATTACGGTGCTGACGAAAGCGCTGTTGCAAAAGCTGGCGACGCTGTCAAAAAACAGTGAGCTCCAAGCGCTTGTGGCGCCCGGCAATGAAGCCAAATTGAAAGAATACGCCAAAGGCCGTGATTTGTTGGATGCGCTCCGCGATTTCGGCCCATGGGACGCCACTCCGCAGCAACTCATCTCCATCTTGCGGAAAATGCCGCCGCGCCTGTACTCGATCGCGAGCAGCTTAGCGGCCTATCCAGATGAAGTGCACTTGACGATCGGTGCGGTCCGTTATGAGTCGCACGGCCGCCTGCGCAAAGGGGTGTGCTCGACGTTCTGCGCCGAACGCGTCCAAATCGGCGATACGTTGCCGGTCTTTGTGCAGCCGAACCCGAACTTTAAGTTGCCGAAGGATCCCGACACGCCGATCATTATGATCGGTCCAGGCACCGGAGTGGCGCCGTTCCGCGCCTTTATGCAAGAGCGCGAGGCCATCGGGGCGAAAGGAAAATCGTGGCTCTTTTTCGGGGACCAACACTTTATGACCGACTTCCTGTATCAAACCGAATGGCTCGCATGGTTGAAAAGCGGTGTGCTGACCAAAATGGATGTCGCCTTCTCTCGCGATACGGAGAAGAAAGTGTATGTGCAGCACCGGATGCTTGAACGAAGCAAAGAGCTGTTCGGTTGGCTTGAGGAAGGTGCTGTTGTCTACGTTTGCGGCGACAAGCAACACATGGCGCGCGACGTTCATCAGACGTTGATCGAGATTATCGAAAAAGAGGGCGGCATGAGCCGCGAACAGGCGGAAGCGTATTTGACGGAAATGCAAAAGCAAAAACGGTACCAACGCGACGTCTATTAA